In Candidatus Melainabacteria bacterium RIFOXYA2_FULL_32_9, one genomic interval encodes:
- a CDS encoding 3-deoxy-manno-octulosonate cytidylyltransferase, translating into MHSNKIAIIIPARYGSTRLPGKPLIKVNDKPIIQWVYEKASKSKLADIVIVATDDENIFKAVKAFGGHVEMTSPHHQSGSDRIGEIVKNNPEIQIAVNVQGDEPLIDPQSIDSAINGLIEDNNADISTLIREISDNDEVVNPNIVKVVRNNSNFALYFSRSPVPYERNTGEAKYYAHIGLYAYRRESLLKMIELDQTDLEKAESLEQLRALQNGMRIKTLIVDYKPIGIDTEEDLNKFRDLLEK; encoded by the coding sequence ATGCACTCAAATAAAATAGCTATAATTATTCCTGCAAGATATGGATCAACAAGGTTACCAGGTAAACCGCTTATTAAGGTTAATGATAAACCAATAATTCAATGGGTTTATGAAAAGGCATCTAAATCTAAATTAGCTGACATTGTCATAGTTGCTACAGATGATGAGAATATATTTAAGGCAGTAAAGGCTTTTGGAGGCCATGTTGAGATGACTTCTCCTCATCATCAGAGTGGAAGCGATAGAATTGGTGAAATTGTAAAAAACAATCCAGAAATTCAAATAGCAGTAAATGTTCAGGGCGATGAGCCACTAATTGATCCACAGAGTATAGATAGCGCTATAAATGGTCTTATTGAAGATAATAATGCCGATATATCTACTTTAATTAGAGAAATTAGTGATAATGATGAAGTTGTAAATCCAAATATAGTTAAGGTTGTACGCAATAATTCCAATTTTGCCTTATACTTTTCAAGATCTCCGGTTCCATATGAAAGAAATACCGGTGAAGCAAAATATTATGCTCATATTGGTCTTTATGCTTACAGAAGAGAAAGTCTTCTAAAAATGATAGAGTTAGATCAGACTGATCTGGAAAAAGCAGAAAGTTTGGAACAACTTAGAGCATTACAAAATGGTATGAGAATAAAGACTTTGATTGTTGACTATAAACCTATAGGAATTGATACAGAAGAAGATCTAAACAAATTTAGAGATCTATTGGAGAAATGA